One part of the Streptococcus sp. oral taxon 431 genome encodes these proteins:
- a CDS encoding energy-coupling factor transporter ATPase, with amino-acid sequence MGIILDNVSYTYQEGTPFASAALSDVSLTIEDGSYTAIIGHTGSGKSTILQLLNGLLVPTEGSVRVFDTLITPTSVNKQIRQIRKQVGLVFQFAENQIFEETVLKDVAFGPQNFGVSVEEAEAIAREKLALVGIDESLFERSPFELSGGQMRRVAIAGILAMEPSILVLDEPTAGLDPIGRKELMALFKKLHQDGITIVLVTHLMDDVAEFADQVYVMEKGKLVKGGKPSLVFQNVEFMEKIQLGVPKITRFAQRLVDRGISFEQLPITIEEFKEFING; translated from the coding sequence ATGGGAATTATTCTAGACAATGTTAGTTATACTTATCAGGAAGGAACGCCCTTTGCCTCAGCTGCCTTGTCAGATGTCAGTTTGACCATAGAAGATGGTTCCTATACTGCTATTATTGGGCATACAGGAAGTGGGAAATCCACAATTTTGCAGCTTTTAAATGGTTTGCTAGTTCCCACAGAGGGAAGTGTTCGTGTCTTTGATACATTGATCACACCAACATCGGTCAATAAGCAAATTCGCCAAATTCGCAAACAAGTTGGGTTGGTGTTTCAGTTTGCAGAGAATCAAATTTTTGAGGAAACTGTCCTAAAAGATGTGGCTTTTGGCCCTCAAAATTTTGGAGTTTCTGTAGAAGAGGCAGAAGCTATTGCGCGTGAAAAACTAGCTTTAGTAGGAATCGATGAATCACTCTTTGAACGAAGTCCATTTGAACTCTCAGGTGGCCAGATGAGAAGGGTTGCTATTGCTGGGATTTTGGCAATGGAGCCTAGTATTTTGGTCTTAGACGAACCGACAGCTGGTTTGGATCCAATTGGTCGAAAAGAGTTGATGGCCTTGTTTAAAAAGCTTCATCAAGATGGCATAACAATTGTTTTAGTAACCCACCTTATGGATGACGTGGCCGAATTTGCTGACCAAGTTTATGTGATGGAAAAAGGGAAACTAGTTAAGGGTGGGAAGCCAAGTCTTGTCTTTCAAAATGTCGAATTTATGGAAAAAATCCAATTGGGTGTTCCTAAAATCACACGATTTGCTCAAAGGCTAGTTGACAGAGGAATTTCTTTCGAACAATTGCCGATAACGATAGAGGAGTTTAAGGAGTTTATCAATGGATAA
- a CDS encoding energy-coupling factor ABC transporter ATP-binding protein yields the protein MESIIEIKDLSFRYQADQEHYDVHNLSFHVKRGEWLSIVGHNGSGKSTTVRLIDGLLEAESGEIWIDGDCLTPENVWEKRRKIGMVFQNPDNQFVGATVEDDVAFGLENQGIPLEEMKKRVSEALSLVGMAEFAKKEPARLSGGQKQRVAIAGVVALRPDILILDEATSMLDPEGRLELIKIVQKIRKDHQMTVISITHDLDEVAMSDRVLVMKKGEVESTSTPRELFSRSDLDQIGLDQPFVNQLKQSLRDNGLKLPEHYLTEEELEEALWELF from the coding sequence ATGGAATCGATTATTGAGATAAAAGACCTGTCTTTTCGATATCAGGCAGATCAAGAACATTATGATGTTCATAACCTTTCGTTTCACGTGAAACGTGGAGAATGGTTGTCTATCGTTGGTCATAATGGTAGTGGAAAATCAACGACAGTTCGCTTGATTGATGGTTTGCTCGAGGCTGAATCTGGAGAAATTTGGATAGACGGTGATTGCCTAACTCCAGAAAATGTCTGGGAAAAAAGACGTAAGATTGGTATGGTCTTTCAAAATCCTGATAACCAATTCGTAGGAGCAACTGTTGAAGACGACGTTGCTTTTGGACTGGAAAATCAAGGAATCCCACTTGAAGAGATGAAGAAACGCGTTTCTGAGGCTTTATCATTGGTTGGGATGGCTGAATTTGCTAAAAAGGAACCAGCTCGCTTGTCAGGAGGTCAGAAGCAGAGAGTAGCTATTGCAGGTGTTGTTGCTCTGCGACCAGATATTTTAATCTTGGATGAGGCTACAAGTATGTTGGACCCTGAGGGACGATTAGAGTTGATTAAGATAGTCCAGAAGATTCGCAAAGACCATCAGATGACAGTCATCTCCATTACGCATGATCTGGATGAGGTGGCCATGAGTGACAGAGTTTTGGTGATGAAAAAAGGAGAAGTCGAGTCAACTAGCACTCCTAGAGAGTTATTTTCTAGATCAGATTTAGATCAAATTGGCTTAGATCAACCCTTTGTCAACCAATTAAAACAATCACTGCGTGATAATGGATTAAAATTACCAGAGCACTACCTGACCGAGGAGGAGCTCGAGGAGGCTTTATGGGAATTATTCTAG
- the pgsA gene encoding CDP-diacylglycerol--glycerol-3-phosphate 3-phosphatidyltransferase codes for MKKENIPNMLTLGRILFIPIFILLLSVGPSPVLHKIAAVIFAIASITDYLDGYLARKWQVVSNFGKFADPMADKLLVMSAFIMLVGLKMAPAWVVAVIICRELAVTGLRLLLVETGGTVLAAAMPGKIKTFSQMFAIIFLLLHWNVLGQITLYIALFFTVYSGYDYFKGSAYLFKGTFR; via the coding sequence ATGAAAAAAGAGAATATTCCTAATATGCTTACGCTTGGTAGAATTTTATTTATTCCGATTTTTATTCTCCTTCTATCAGTTGGACCATCTCCTGTGTTACATAAAATAGCAGCAGTTATTTTTGCTATTGCCAGTATCACTGATTATCTAGATGGTTATTTAGCTAGAAAATGGCAAGTGGTTAGTAATTTTGGTAAATTTGCAGATCCAATGGCTGATAAATTATTGGTCATGTCAGCCTTTATCATGTTGGTCGGTCTAAAGATGGCACCAGCTTGGGTGGTAGCAGTTATTATCTGCCGTGAACTTGCAGTCACTGGTTTGCGCTTGCTCTTAGTTGAAACAGGAGGTACTGTTCTAGCTGCTGCTATGCCTGGAAAAATCAAGACATTTAGTCAGATGTTTGCGATTATATTCTTGCTACTTCACTGGAATGTGCTTGGTCAGATAACTCTTTATATTGCCTTGTTCTTCACAGTTTATTCTGGTTATGATTATTTCAAGGGAAGCGCATATTTGTTTAAAGGAACCTTTCGTTAG
- the rodZ gene encoding cytoskeleton protein RodZ, producing MRKKTIGEVLRLARINQGLSLEELHRKTDIQLDLLEAMESDDFDKLPSTFYARSFLRKYAWAVELDENIVLDAYDSGSMITYEEVDVDEIELSGRRRSNRKKNSFLPLFYFVLFSLSILIFVTYYVWNYIQTQPTASSAATYSVVSSTSSSSSVASSSSQATSSSSSSEATTLTVSGQGDALSVEYKTSKDSAELQLSVTDATSWISVSDTDLAGGVTLEPNNKTAKTTISKGSPVTITLGVVKGVSVKIDNKEIDTSKLTGQTGWITLTLSSN from the coding sequence ATGAGAAAAAAAACAATTGGTGAGGTCTTACGTCTTGCAAGAATTAACCAAGGACTGAGCTTAGAGGAATTGCACAGAAAGACAGATATTCAGCTGGATTTGTTGGAGGCAATGGAGTCAGATGATTTTGACAAACTACCGAGTACTTTTTATGCTCGTTCATTTTTGAGAAAGTATGCTTGGGCAGTTGAATTAGATGAAAATATCGTTCTAGATGCCTATGATTCGGGAAGTATGATTACTTATGAAGAAGTTGATGTAGATGAGATTGAACTTTCAGGACGTAGACGGTCTAATCGAAAGAAAAATTCATTTCTCCCGCTATTTTACTTTGTTCTTTTTTCTTTATCAATTTTAATTTTTGTAACCTACTATGTGTGGAATTATATTCAAACCCAACCAACTGCGTCTTCTGCGGCAACTTATAGTGTTGTGAGTTCAACAAGTAGCTCTAGTAGTGTAGCATCAAGTAGTAGTCAAGCTACTAGTTCATCAAGTTCGAGTGAGGCAACTACTTTGACTGTTTCAGGTCAGGGAGATGCTTTATCAGTGGAATATAAGACATCTAAAGATTCTGCGGAGCTTCAGTTGTCTGTAACGGATGCAACAAGCTGGATTAGTGTTTCGGATACTGATTTAGCAGGAGGAGTGACTCTTGAACCTAATAATAAAACAGCTAAAACAACCATTTCTAAAGGTTCTCCAGTAACCATAACATTGGGTGTTGTTAAAGGAGTGTCGGTGAAAATTGATAATAAGGAAATTGACACTTCAAAATTAACTGGTCAAACTGGTTGGATTACTCTAACATTAAGTTCAAACTAA
- the yfmH gene encoding EF-P 5-aminopentanol modification-associated protein YfmH: MTRPTFQKKYYSAVKETLYQTSLENGLTVTLLPKKDFNEVYGVVSVQVGSVDTRFTVDDKDLQQYPQGIAHFLEHKLFEREDSGDVMAAFTELGAESNAFTSFTNTSYLFSTSENVLECLDLLEELVTTFNMTEESVEHEKDIIQQEREMYQDDPDSCLFFKTLANLYPESPLASDIVGSENSIDAICLEDLKENFKEFYRPVNSNIFLVGNFDFELLEDYFAKKSHPQEKKHEYKREKIPLHPVKTTESLRMDVASPKLAIGIRGNEDIGSRDQYRYHLLLKLLFTMMFGWTSQRFQKLYETGKLDASLSLEIEVDPRFHFVILTMDTKEPVALSHQFRKAIRNFVKDEDITEDHLDIVKTEMYGEFLHSMDSLEYIATQYHPTDTGSTLFDLPKLLQEITLEDVLEAGHDLIDNSDMVDCTIFPI, translated from the coding sequence ATGACCAGACCTACTTTTCAAAAGAAATATTATTCTGCTGTAAAAGAAACTTTGTATCAAACTAGCTTAGAAAATGGTTTGACAGTTACTTTACTACCTAAAAAGGACTTTAACGAGGTTTATGGCGTTGTAAGTGTCCAAGTAGGTTCTGTTGACACAAGGTTTACAGTGGATGATAAGGACTTACAACAATATCCACAAGGAATCGCTCATTTCTTAGAACATAAGCTTTTTGAAAGAGAAGATTCTGGAGATGTTATGGCAGCTTTTACAGAGTTGGGTGCTGAAAGTAATGCCTTTACGAGCTTTACGAACACTAGCTATCTTTTCTCGACTTCTGAAAATGTTCTAGAGTGTTTAGATTTGCTAGAAGAACTTGTCACTACTTTTAATATGACTGAAGAATCTGTGGAGCACGAAAAGGATATCATTCAACAGGAAAGAGAGATGTATCAGGATGATCCGGATTCTTGTCTATTTTTCAAGACTTTGGCAAATCTCTATCCAGAAAGTCCTTTAGCTTCAGATATTGTTGGTAGTGAAAACTCTATTGATGCTATTTGTTTGGAGGATTTAAAAGAGAACTTTAAAGAGTTTTACAGACCTGTCAATAGTAATATCTTTTTAGTGGGGAATTTTGATTTTGAACTGCTTGAAGATTATTTTGCTAAGAAATCTCATCCTCAAGAAAAAAAACATGAGTATAAGAGAGAAAAAATACCTTTACATCCTGTAAAGACTACTGAAAGTTTACGGATGGACGTGGCTTCTCCAAAACTAGCAATCGGTATTAGAGGAAATGAAGATATCGGAAGTCGAGATCAGTATCGTTATCATCTTTTATTGAAATTGTTGTTTACAATGATGTTCGGTTGGACTTCACAAAGATTTCAAAAATTATATGAGACAGGTAAACTGGATGCTTCCCTGTCTCTAGAAATAGAAGTAGATCCTCGTTTCCATTTTGTGATATTAACAATGGATACAAAGGAACCTGTGGCACTTTCTCATCAATTTCGTAAAGCTATTCGCAATTTTGTTAAAGATGAGGATATAACTGAGGATCACTTGGATATTGTAAAAACTGAGATGTATGGAGAATTTCTTCATAGTATGGATTCTCTTGAATACATTGCTACTCAGTATCATCCAACCGATACAGGTTCTACCCTGTTTGACCTTCCTAAACTTTTGCAGGAAATTACTTTAGAAGATGTTCTAGAGGCTGGACATGATTTGATAGATAATAGCGATATGGTTGATTGTACAATTTTCCCGATATAA
- the yfmF gene encoding EF-P 5-aminopentanol modification-associated protein YfmF → MELVPGITVHFIQSKKFKTNKITVRLTAPLSLDSISSRMLSASMLETANQSYPTAQLFRKRLATLYGTDLSAHAYRRGQSHLVDLNITYVRDEFLSKKNVLTSQILELLHQVLFTPLSDEDGFEKNAFDIEKKQILSRLESELEDPFFFAHKELDQLFFQEESMQLVPKDLISRISEETSKTCFSSYQKMLKEDQIDIFFLGDFNEIEVLEFLHKFPLTGRKSAVNIQYQQPYSNILREGIVRKRLGQSVLEMGYHSSVAYGDEEQMAVLLVNGLLGAFPHSKLFTQVREKEGLAYTVSSHLDLFSGFLRLFAGIDRQNRNKVRKLMNHQLLDIKNGKFTDKEIDQTKQMIRRFLLLAQDNQDSIVDKYYLSTFFGKENLDTKTLIDKLEQVDREAICEVANSFKLQAIYFMEGAE, encoded by the coding sequence ATGGAGTTAGTACCTGGAATTACAGTGCATTTTATCCAATCAAAAAAATTTAAAACTAATAAAATTACTGTGCGTCTCACAGCTCCATTGTCTTTGGATTCAATTTCAAGTCGCATGTTAAGTGCCAGTATGCTTGAAACTGCCAACCAAAGTTATCCAACTGCTCAACTGTTTAGAAAACGTTTAGCAACCTTGTATGGAACTGATTTGTCAGCGCACGCCTATCGAAGAGGACAAAGTCATCTTGTGGATTTGAATATTACCTATGTGCGTGATGAATTTTTAAGTAAGAAAAACGTATTAACTTCTCAAATTTTAGAATTACTGCATCAGGTTCTGTTTACACCATTGTCGGATGAGGATGGATTTGAGAAAAATGCTTTTGACATCGAGAAAAAACAGATCTTATCAAGGCTGGAATCAGAATTAGAAGACCCATTCTTCTTTGCACATAAAGAGTTAGATCAATTGTTTTTCCAAGAAGAATCAATGCAGCTAGTTCCTAAAGATTTGATTTCTAGAATTTCAGAGGAGACTTCAAAAACATGTTTTTCAAGCTATCAAAAAATGCTAAAAGAAGACCAAATAGATATTTTCTTCCTAGGTGATTTTAATGAAATTGAAGTTTTAGAGTTTTTACATAAATTTCCTTTAACAGGTCGTAAATCAGCTGTAAACATTCAATATCAGCAACCCTATTCTAATATTCTTAGAGAAGGTATTGTTAGAAAGAGATTAGGACAGTCTGTTTTAGAGATGGGCTACCATAGTTCAGTGGCATATGGTGATGAAGAACAGATGGCAGTGCTTCTTGTCAATGGTCTTTTAGGAGCCTTTCCTCATTCGAAACTATTTACCCAAGTGCGAGAAAAAGAAGGACTGGCCTATACGGTATCAAGTCATTTGGATCTCTTTAGTGGATTTTTACGACTATTTGCTGGAATTGATCGGCAAAATCGAAACAAAGTAAGAAAATTGATGAATCATCAGTTGCTTGACATAAAAAATGGCAAGTTTACAGATAAGGAAATTGATCAGACTAAACAAATGATTCGTAGATTCTTACTACTTGCTCAGGATAATCAAGATTCTATCGTCGATAAATATTATTTGTCAACTTTTTTTGGGAAGGAGAATCTTGACACAAAAACTTTAATCGATAAGCTTGAACAAGTTGATAGAGAAGCAATTTGTGAAGTAGCAAACAGTTTTAAGTTGCAGGCTATTTATTTTATGGAAGGAGCAGAATGA
- the yaaA gene encoding S4 domain-containing protein YaaA — translation MEYKLFEEFITLQALLKELGIIHSGGAIKSFLAEHHVYFNGELENRRGKKVRIGDSIDIPDMKIHIILTQPSQEEQEEYLQEKLEKERVAKLVKEMNKTVKKKPTNKHQVSKTKTAPRFPGR, via the coding sequence ATGGAATACAAACTATTTGAAGAATTTATCACTCTCCAAGCTCTCTTGAAAGAACTTGGTATTATACACAGTGGCGGAGCTATTAAATCCTTTTTAGCTGAGCATCATGTCTACTTTAATGGGGAATTAGAAAATCGTCGTGGGAAAAAAGTAAGAATCGGGGACTCCATCGACATTCCTGATATGAAAATCCACATCATTTTGACTCAGCCTAGTCAAGAAGAACAGGAAGAATATCTTCAAGAAAAACTTGAGAAAGAACGTGTGGCTAAACTTGTCAAAGAAATGAATAAGACGGTCAAAAAAAAGCCAACAAACAAGCATCAGGTATCCAAAACAAAAACTGCACCACGTTTCCCAGGTAGATAA
- the recF gene encoding DNA replication/repair protein RecF (All proteins in this family for which functions are known are DNA-binding proteins that assist the filamentation of RecA onto DNA for the initiation of recombination or recombinational repair.): protein MWLKNLSIKQFRNYQNTEIEFNPKLNVFVGRNAQGKTNLLESIYFLALTRSHRTKTDKNLIRFEEEQLQVSGILQKRTATVPLEIDLTPKGRITKVNHLKQARLSDYIGHMNVVLFAPEDLQLVKGAPAIRRKFIDMELGQIKPIYLSDLSSYNHVLKQRNTYLKSANQIDETFLSVLDEQLVDYGCRVMIHREEFIKKMESFGRKKHFDISDQLEELSIRYQPSVNFTDKEKLAESFYAALQKSRARDLFKKNTGVGPHRDDMIFLINGMDTSFGSQGQHRSLVLSIKLAEIELMESITKESPILLLDDVMSELDNTRQLKLLETISQNIQTFITTTSLEHLQNLPDNLSVFTVKDGQLVVN, encoded by the coding sequence ATGTGGCTAAAAAACTTATCCATCAAGCAATTTAGAAACTATCAGAATACCGAAATTGAATTTAATCCTAAATTAAATGTATTTGTGGGTCGAAATGCTCAAGGAAAAACCAATCTTCTGGAAAGTATTTACTTTTTAGCTTTAACTAGAAGTCATCGGACAAAGACAGACAAGAATTTAATCCGATTTGAAGAAGAGCAGCTTCAAGTTTCTGGAATTCTTCAAAAACGAACGGCTACTGTACCACTTGAGATTGACTTGACTCCAAAAGGTCGGATTACTAAGGTCAATCACTTAAAGCAAGCTCGGCTATCTGACTATATTGGACACATGAATGTTGTTCTATTTGCACCCGAAGATTTACAACTTGTCAAAGGAGCACCAGCTATCCGACGTAAGTTTATAGATATGGAGCTAGGGCAAATCAAACCCATATACTTGTCAGATTTGTCAAGCTACAATCATGTGCTCAAACAAAGAAATACCTACTTAAAGTCAGCGAATCAGATTGACGAAACATTTTTATCTGTTCTAGATGAACAGCTAGTAGACTATGGTTGTCGGGTGATGATCCACAGAGAAGAATTTATCAAAAAAATGGAATCTTTTGGTCGTAAAAAACACTTTGATATTTCAGACCAATTAGAAGAGTTGTCAATTCGTTATCAACCATCTGTAAACTTCACTGACAAGGAAAAACTAGCAGAATCTTTCTATGCAGCACTTCAAAAAAGTAGAGCAAGAGATTTATTTAAGAAGAATACTGGAGTTGGTCCTCATCGGGACGATATGATTTTCTTAATCAATGGAATGGACACAAGCTTTGGAAGTCAAGGACAACATCGTAGCCTTGTTCTTTCTATTAAACTAGCTGAAATCGAATTAATGGAGAGCATTACAAAAGAATCGCCTATACTTTTACTTGACGATGTTATGAGTGAACTTGACAACACTCGTCAACTAAAATTATTAGAAACTATATCTCAAAATATTCAAACCTTTATTACAACAACTAGTTTAGAGCATCTTCAAAACTTACCTGATAATCTCAGTGTATTTACAGTAAAAGACGGTCAATTAGTTGTAAATTAA
- the guaB gene encoding IMP dehydrogenase yields MSNWDTKFLKKGFTFDDVLLIPAESHVLPNDADLTTKLADNLTLNIPIITAAMDTVTESQMAIAIARAGGLGVIHKNMSIEQQADEVRKVKRSENGVIIDPFFLTPEHTIAEADELMGRYRISGVPVVETLENRKLVGILTNRDLRFISDYNQPISNHMTSENLVTAPVGTDLETAESILQEHRIEKLPLVDEEGRLSGLITIKDIEKVIEFPNAAKDEFGRLLVAGAVGVTSDTFERAEALFEAGADAIVIDTAHGHSAGVLRKIAEIRAHFPDRTLIAGNIATAEGARALYDAGVDVVKVGIGPGSICTTRVIAGVGVPQVTAIYDAAAVAREYGKTIIADGGIKYSGDIVKALAAGGNAVMLGSMFAGTDEAPGETEIFQGRKFKTYRGMGSIAAMKKGSSDRYFQGSVNEANKLVPEGIEGRVAYKGAAADIVFQMIGGIRSGMGYCGAANLKELHDNAQFIEMSGAGLKESHPHDVQITNEAPNYSM; encoded by the coding sequence ATGTCTAATTGGGACACTAAATTTTTGAAAAAAGGTTTTACCTTTGATGATGTATTGCTTATTCCAGCAGAGAGCCATGTGTTGCCTAATGATGCGGATTTAACAACGAAATTGGCTGATAATCTGACTTTAAATATCCCAATTATTACAGCTGCGATGGATACTGTAACAGAAAGCCAAATGGCCATTGCTATTGCGCGTGCAGGTGGTCTTGGTGTTATCCATAAAAATATGTCTATTGAACAGCAGGCAGATGAAGTTCGTAAGGTAAAACGTTCTGAAAATGGTGTTATCATTGATCCATTCTTCTTGACTCCAGAGCATACAATTGCAGAAGCAGATGAACTCATGGGACGTTACCGTATCAGTGGTGTTCCAGTGGTTGAAACTCTTGAAAATCGTAAATTGGTTGGTATTTTAACAAACCGAGACCTTCGTTTTATTTCAGATTACAATCAACCAATCTCAAATCATATGACCAGTGAGAATCTTGTTACTGCTCCTGTTGGAACAGATCTTGAAACAGCTGAGAGCATTCTTCAAGAACACCGTATTGAAAAACTTCCTTTGGTTGATGAAGAAGGTCGTCTTTCTGGCTTGATCACGATTAAAGATATTGAAAAAGTGATTGAGTTTCCAAATGCAGCTAAAGATGAGTTTGGTCGTCTTCTAGTTGCTGGTGCAGTAGGTGTAACTTCTGATACTTTTGAACGTGCTGAAGCCCTCTTTGAAGCAGGAGCAGATGCAATTGTCATCGATACAGCACACGGACACTCTGCAGGGGTTCTTCGTAAAATCGCTGAAATCCGTGCCCATTTCCCAGACCGTACACTGATTGCTGGAAATATCGCTACTGCTGAAGGAGCCCGTGCCCTTTATGATGCAGGAGTTGACGTTGTTAAAGTTGGTATTGGGCCAGGTTCAATCTGTACAACTCGTGTTATCGCAGGTGTAGGAGTTCCACAAGTTACAGCTATCTATGATGCAGCAGCAGTTGCACGTGAATATGGCAAAACAATCATTGCTGATGGTGGAATCAAGTATTCTGGAGATATTGTTAAAGCCCTTGCTGCTGGTGGAAATGCAGTAATGCTTGGATCAATGTTTGCAGGAACAGATGAAGCTCCAGGAGAAACTGAAATCTTCCAAGGACGTAAGTTCAAGACATACCGTGGTATGGGTTCAATCGCTGCAATGAAGAAAGGTTCAAGCGACCGTTACTTCCAAGGCTCTGTCAATGAAGCAAACAAACTGGTTCCAGAAGGAATTGAAGGTCGTGTTGCTTACAAAGGAGCAGCAGCTGATATCGTATTCCAAATGATTGGTGGTATTCGATCTGGTATGGGGTATTGTGGTGCAGCTAACCTTAAAGAATTGCATGATAATGCTCAATTTATCGAAATGTCAGGTGCAGGTTTAAAAGAAAGCCATCCACACGATGTGCAAATCACAAATGAAGCACCAAACTACTCAATGTAA
- the trpS gene encoding tryptophan--tRNA ligase translates to MNKPIILTGDRPTGKLHIGHYVGSLKNRVLLQQEDKYDMFVFLADQQALTDHAKDPQTIVESIGNVALDYLSVGLDPNKSTIFIQSQIPELAELSMYYMNLVSLARLERNPTVKTEIAQKGFGESIPTGFLVYPIAQAADITAFKANYVPVGTDQKPMIEQTREIVRSFNHAYNCDVLVEPEGIYPENEGAGRLPGLDGNAKMSKSLNNGIYLSDDADTLRKKVMSMYTDPDHIRVEDPGKIEGNMVFHYLDVFGRPEDAQEIADMKEHYQRGGLGDVKTKRYLLEILERELGPIRERRLEYAKDMGEVYNMLQKGSEKAREVAGQTLSEVKSAMGLNYFH, encoded by the coding sequence ATGAATAAACCCATTATTTTAACAGGAGATCGTCCAACGGGGAAATTACATATTGGGCACTACGTTGGTAGCTTAAAAAATCGTGTCTTATTACAGCAAGAAGATAAATATGACATGTTTGTTTTTTTGGCTGACCAGCAAGCTTTAACTGACCATGCAAAAGATCCACAAACTATTGTAGAGTCTATTGGGAATGTTGCTTTGGACTATCTTTCAGTGGGATTGGATCCTAACAAATCAACGATTTTCATTCAAAGTCAAATTCCAGAATTGGCAGAGTTGTCTATGTATTACATGAATCTAGTGTCTTTGGCTCGTCTGGAGCGTAATCCTACTGTAAAGACAGAAATTGCTCAGAAAGGATTTGGAGAAAGTATTCCAACTGGATTTTTAGTTTATCCAATTGCTCAAGCAGCAGATATCACAGCTTTTAAGGCTAACTATGTTCCTGTAGGTACAGACCAAAAACCGATGATTGAACAAACGCGTGAGATTGTGCGTTCATTCAATCATGCCTATAATTGTGATGTTTTAGTAGAACCGGAAGGAATTTATCCTGAAAATGAAGGAGCAGGTCGCTTACCTGGTCTGGATGGAAATGCCAAAATGTCTAAATCGCTTAATAATGGTATCTACTTGTCAGATGATGCAGATACTTTGCGTAAGAAAGTAATGAGTATGTATACAGATCCAGATCACATTCGTGTTGAGGATCCAGGTAAGATTGAAGGAAATATGGTTTTCCATTACTTAGACGTATTCGGACGTCCTGAAGATGCTCAAGAAATTGCTGACATGAAAGAGCATTATCAACGTGGAGGTCTAGGTGATGTTAAGACAAAACGGTATCTACTTGAAATCCTAGAACGTGAACTTGGTCCAATCCGTGAACGTCGCCTAGAATATGCTAAAGATATGGGTGAAGTGTATAATATGTTACAAAAAGGTAGTGAAAAAGCTCGAGAAGTTGCTGGCCAAACGCTATCAGAAGTAAAATCAGCAATGGGTCTAAATTACTTTCATTAA